DNA sequence from the Mus caroli chromosome X, CAROLI_EIJ_v1.1, whole genome shotgun sequence genome:
GATGACTGCTATTTCCACAGCCAAATAATGGGTTCCTGAGtccctagtctttttttttttttatgaaagggATTAATGGTGAAAACAAAGCTGAATGTAAAGCTATCCCCACTCCAACTTCTGCTGAGGAAATCCCTCTGGCTCATAACTCTCACTGATGAGGTCACAGTGTATCATTTCCTGTCACATTTATTTGCAGCTGTCAAGGTTTTtcaagagttaaaaataaatcgATAGTACTGGGCCTTTGCAGTGGATTTTTGTCAACAGTTTCATTGAGGATAGAGCAAGTGAAGACATATTGCTGTGCTATCAGCTAGAAAGTGATAggtcctttcctcttctccctagcAAAAAGAATGTTTTGTGCCTCACCTTGAAAACTGCtttgagaggcccttggtcttgcaaagattctatgccccagggccaggaagtaggagtgggtgggttgagaagcagggggagtgggaggggataggggattttcggagagcaaactaggaaaggggataacatttgaaatgtaaataaagaaaatatctaataaaactgcTTTGGTGAAGTAAAGGACTAGAAAGGGCTATGTAAATTACACACTGGACTTAGATATTCTAACAATTCGATTTTCTTAAACTAAGTTAATGTCTGTTGCATTTCATGGAAGAGACATGAAAGAATCTTGAAACTGATTTAGAAATACATTGAATCTGAAGTTGCAAAACATTTCACCACATACCTCCATGGCTATTTTTGACAGGCCAGAATGCACTCACCTGATTTTGGAAAGTGCCTTAAATGTGGCACCGCACATCtggggaaactggaaagaaaagtCTTCTTTGGTGGGATATCAGTTATGGGTTTAGATTCCTGtaatatcaaaatgaaaaaaactttTTAAGTCCTGACAATAAGGACAACAAATTTCTTAGGCGATTGCATGGTACAAGCCCTGTCATGAATACTATGAGTCCAACAGTAATCGgatgaaaagagagagataggATGTAGATATTGATGCAGAGGTATACATCTGGATAGAAATATATAAGTATAGAAAATTATATGGATCCATAACAAAGCTCCATCCCAGAGATATCATAAAGCGCCTTGATCTTAGAATATgtccatatgtgcatgcatgaatgcaatttaacaatttatttggaatatattaatgattttttatttttattttatgtgtacaaatgtttttctgcatatatgtgtatacaccacAGACACTGCCTCTGAGGCTAGAAGAGAGTATTGTATCCCTTGAACTGGACTTAAAGATGGTCATGAGCTACACTAGCTGGActcagcccctcccacctcacatatatagcagatgtgaagctcagttttcatgtgggtctcaaacaactggagcagggtctatcccaaaagctgctgcttgtctgtgggatatgttcttctagctgggctgccttgtctgacttcagtgggagaggatgtgcctagcccttcAGAAACTTGATGGGCCAGGGTCAGGAGATACCAGGGAGTCTTCTacctgctcaaaaaaaaaatgatgggggtggggggaagattGTGGTAGGAGGTTACCAAGAGAGGGgtagtgagtgggatgtaaagtgaattaaagaaagaaagaaagaaagaaagaaagaaagaaagaaagaaagaaagaaaggaaagaaagaaaagaaagaaagaaagaaagaaaagaaagaaagaaagaaaagaaaggaaagaaagaaagaaagaaagaaagaaagaaagaaagaaagaaagaaagaaagaaagaaagaaagaaaggtggattaaaaaaaatagatggtcatatgggttctggaaactgaacccatgtcctctgcaggagcaccAAGTGCTCATAACAACTGAGCAGTCTCTCCTGTTCCATAACTTACATTatcaacaaaacccaaactgaCTCAAGTTTGCCACTCTTCTTTCAGACTTAGAAGAGATGTTATCTAGTTACACAAATAGTGTAAACAGAttgatggcacatgcttgtatGATTACATTCTCTTTTGTCTATACACTTACCGCCTAACTGTGCTTATCTCCACTGATCTCAGAAACTAAGCATGGTCAGACCTGGTTATTACTTGAGTGGGAAAACAACCTTCTCTCTAGCATTGTACCACTTTATAGCTGTGAGAATGCTATGGTCACATATAGAGTTGATCAGTTGGTTGAGATGAGTACTTTAAGACTTCTACCTTTCTGccataaacccatctggtcctgggctttttttggttgggagactattaatgactgcttctatttctttaggggatatacgactgtttagatcattaacctgatcctgatttaactttggtacctggtatctgtctagaaacttgtccattttatccaggttctccagttttgttgagtatagccttttgtagaaggatctgatggtgttttggatttcttcaggatctgttgttatgtctccctNNNNNNNNNNNNNNNNNNNNNNNNNNNNNNNNNNNNNNNNNNNNNNNNNNNNNNNNNNNNNNNNNNNNNNNNNNNNNNNNNNNNNNNNNNNNNNNNNNNNNNNNNNNNNNNNNNNNNNNNNNNNNNNNNNNNNNNNNNNNNNNNNNNNNNNNNNNNNNNNNNNNNNNNNNNNNNNNNNNNNNNNNNNNNNNNNNNNNNNNNNNNNNNNNNNNNNNNNNNNNNNNNNNNNNNNNNNNNNNNNNNNNNNNNNNNNNNNNNNNNNNNNNNNNNNNNNNNNNNNNNNNNNNNNNNNNNNNNNNNNNNNNNNNNNNNNNNNNNNNNNNNNNNNNNNNNNNNNNNNNNNNNNNNNNNNNNNNNNNNNNNNNNNNNNNNNNNNNNNNNNNNNNNNNNNNNNNNNNNNNNNNNNNNNNNNNNNNNNNNNNNNNNNNNNNNNNNNNNNNNNNNNNNNNNNNNNNNNNNNNNNNNNNNNNNNNNNNNNNNNNNNNNNNNNNNNNNNNNNNNNNNNNNNNNNNNNNNNNNNNNNNNNNNNNNNNNNNNNNNNNNNNNNNNNNNNNNNNNNNNNNNNNNNNNNNNNNNNNNNNNNNNNNNNNNNNNNNNNNNNNNNNNNNNNNNNNNNNNNNNNNNNNNNNNNNNNNNNNNNNNNNNNNNNNNNNNNNNNNNNNNNNNNNNNNNNNNNNNNNNNNNNNNNNNNNNNNNNNNNNNNNNNNNNNNNNNNNNNNNNNNNNNNNNNNcagggcccccagtggaggagctagagaaagtacccaaggagctaaaggggtctgcaaccctataggtggaacaacaatatgaactaaccagtaccccccggagctcgtgtctctagctgcatatgtatcagaagatgtcctagttggccatcagtggaaagagaggctcattggttgtgcaaactttatatgcctcaatacaggggaacggcagggccaagaagtgggagtgggtgagtgggggagtgggggggggagcatgtgggggacttttgggatagcattggaaatgtaaatgaaataaatacctaattttaaataaataaataaataaataaataaataaataaataaaaagacttctACCTTTCAACATCTTTTGGTATATGACTAGAAGTGTTTTTTCTGCTAGGAAATGGTGTATCTGTATGGGTTTAGGTCTTTAAAGTTGATCTCTGCACAACTGTTCTAAGTcaaaatgtttacacacacaaGGGTATTTTCCCCTGGCAAAAAAGGTAACCATAGTGGGCTTTAGCCTTTTATGATTCTCCTTCCATTTGGctaatggcaaaaaaaaaaaaaaaaccatggctAACACTAATGGCTAAAAGGGGAAAGCTCTTTAAAGGAAAAAGGTTAAGCACACCACATGATTTCCTCAATAAATTTAGCCAGTACTTAGAAGCATAGAATTTCAGATATAGCTTTTGATATGCAAATGCAATATGCTTTCTTGAGGTCCGTTTTCTGCAgattttctaagaggaaaacaagGCATCATGCATCTTTCCACCATCCCTGATCCTCGTGTCTAGCTCATCCTGTAGCACTTTAAAATCTACATGTAGatgtaaaaccaaaccaaatcagtACATAGAAGTGCAAGCATCAAcacttaaatatacatatttaggGACTGATACGAAAAAGTGTGCAAAATGAAACTCTGGATGAAAAACAGATACCTTTTTTCTATGATTTCTCTTCCCAGTTTTAATAATGCATGGTcagttatagttttaaaatgttcaatgaGAATTTTCATAAATAGCTGATAAACTTTACATTGAATGCCATATCTAGCAGCATAGAATTCTCATCCCTCCCCATGCCCACCTGGCTGAATCTTCTCTTTGTCTAACATCTGCACACTGTGTGCTGATGTCTCTTGCCTCTTACTTAGCTGTCTTAAATGTCTGAGCCCCTTTGATGGTATCATCATAGTGCCTGTGTCCAGGAAACCCTATTTAACATAATAATACCACCAAAGTTAAAGAGTAATGATGCTGGACATTCAGATACAAGAAAGAGAAGCTATAAAATGCCTCATTACACGAATAAGCAAGAATCCTAAACTtactaagaaaatgtaaaaacatcATATGCTGAGGTTGCTAAAAATCCATGGTAAGAACAAAACTAATTTTGAAATTGGGAGGAATACTTGCTTTGAGCTcagattttaaaagttaacagccacaatatataaataatgagTTAAAATGAAGAGGTCATTCAATTACAGGGCTCTTTACTATTTAGAAGCCCAAGCATCCACAGAGAATCTTATAATGTGTTTTCTGTGGGTAAAGAAGCCTATTGTGTTTATAGTTTGATTCCAATTTATGAAAATCATATGCATGTACTTGAAGCATATTGTTGCTCAGTTTTTACCCTACTGGTTATCTCTGTTGTTGGttgtattattgttattgtttgtaCTAATAGGACTGTTGTAGCTTTATCTACTCTGCAACCAATTTCATGGAATAGTGCTTTAGAATATTTATTGCAGGGTTTAATTTATACACTCTCCTCATTTACATTACCTTTCATATACCCTGTAAGAGTATCAAGGCAGACACATTTGTATGAATACAAAACAAAGACCCTTGAATTGTCCATCATTAATGATCCCAGTAAGGGATAGTAACTGCATGTCTGTCATAATTCCCAGTGCAAGCTTAATCGGTGGCTCCACTAACCTTTGGTACAGTTTCCAATGCCAGATTATATTTTACCTCATATCTAGAATCCTTGGTCACCACACCAATTTCAGATCTGGTCCTGTGTTTTTTAAGAAATTGGGATACAAAGCCCCTTTGCCGCTGTTTTAACGTGGTGATCCAAGCTGGCTCCACAGGGGAATTTGCCTTCAAAATAGAGGTCTctcctgagaaagaaataagaagtaTTTGAACCGAAGCCAGGCAGAAAGGATCATCAGTCTGGTTGAGGTTACCCACAATAGTGTTCCAAATGGGACCCTTTTGTTGGTTGCCAAACAAAAGTAAGTAGATACCAATTAGAGAGGGACCATTCTCTTTTGTACCCTTCCTCCAAACTGGAAAGGCAGGGATTGTATAGTTAAATCGCTGTGCATTAGCATGGGCATAGTGTCACTTACCCTTGATTTCCTTTAGCCATACCTCTTCCCATCACCAAATCAGGGAAAAACAAAGCTTGTCAGGTAGGCTGAGAAAAAATCTCAAGACATCAGAGGCTTAGACTATTGATACAACCCCTCCAACTCTAAGAAAAATCTTACAGAGTCTATTACTTTTTCACCCCTTGTGCAACTATTGTAGTGAAATAGGTGTGatcagaggtagagacaggactCTGCAAGGATGATTGTGAGGGCacaatgttgttttttttttttttaacaaaaagtaCCACTTACAAAGTCCCCTTGATCTGAATTAAATTAAGATGATTTCAGGGTAAAAGTGAAAACATATTCTTCTTCGTGAACTCAGTTTTAGAGTTCTGTTTGGCAGATTAAAGTGATATGCAAtgcacaaagtttaaaaaaaaaccacataattCTGCCCAAAGTATGCTATGCATGAGGTAGATGGAGAAGAAGCCATGTCATGAGTCTATTAACGAAAAGGGAATGGATCTCCAGACTGCTGTCTCCCTGGGAAAAGAAAGACTCCAACGGAGTTACTTGTGAATGTATTCATCCAGAATTGGTCACTATCCCACCTCTAAATCCACAACTAATCCTGCCAAAGCAACACTACAGTTGGAAGCCTAGAAGCTAGAGAATTCATGGCCCATTCATCCAAGGTTTTGCCTTACAGGTCAACCCTCTACCTAAAGAGATGAAACTCTCACCTGGAGGCCTGAAAACTTCTGACTTCTTCAAAGTGCCTTCATATCTGGGCCAGTTCCCTTGCTTCTTCTCAAAGCTAAATGCTGGTCTGGACTGCTTTGGGCCTCCAACTGAGCCCTGGAGATCTCCTTTGTTTGCCTGTTCTTTTCTTGCTGCTGCTGGAATGAGGACAAATGGCTTGCAAGGATCCGGATTCTGTATTCCAATCTTCTGTGAGGTTCTTCGCAACCGCACTCCAAAAACATTTTCGACATCAGCCTTGCTGGTGGATAGGAGTGGAGAACTTCCAGTTTCATCACAACACTTGGGAACCTCATCCTTAAAATAAGTGCCCATGGAAACCATTGGTTTCTGGGCAGGAGCAGAAGCGAATGTGGCAGGTTTGATAACAGAAGTTGGGGTGCTTTTAGTGAAATCCCTGTAGCCTTGACTGTATTTGACATTTGTTGTTGAAGCTGGGTCTTTCAGCATGGGCCAGCAGCTGGCTCCTTCAGCAGCAGCACTGGCAGAGTCTACAGAAACTTGTTGCTGATAGTCAACAAAGAAAGACTGAGGAGGCTGATGGCCCTGAGAAATTCTCCACTCCATAGGAACATTTGCTGAGTCCACTGGTAAAACCGGTGACTGCAACTCAGCTATATCAAAGGCTTGAGAGGGCTGCGTGGAAGGCAGCTGTCCTTCAGAACTCTCCCACTCATCCGGAAGACTAACAGAAACTGAGAGCTTCCCCAGGGCCTGAGAGATATCCCTGGCAGAAGTGTTCCACTTCACAGGGGCACCCTCGGAAAATGGCAGAACTTCTTGGGGCTCTTCCGGCTTTCTGGATAACTGAAAAGGCTGCTTCATGGGCAGATTCTGCAATGTGGTGTCTTCCTTGGGTTCATCATCCcaattatataagaaagcataATCGTCAAGTTTAGGCTTCAACAGGGACCTGGAAGGACGCCTTCGGCCCCGAGCAACAGGCTTTGGATGAAGGACCGCTTCACTAGGGGCACTCTCTGAAAATACTTGCTGTGCCATGAAGTTCACAAAGGACTTGGAAGGTGGCCTGCCTCTCTGTGGTTTCCTGCCTCTCTGTGGTTTCTTGGAGTTCTCTTGAGCAATAGCACTCTCTAGACGTGAAGATATTTCCTGAACTTTAGATCTGTTTAAGAATGGGCTGGGACATTTGGGAGGCAGTGACCTCCAATGAATGCCTCCCTCCATAGAGGTACTCTCAGAGCTTGAGGGTGTTTTCTCGACTTTATGTTTGCTAATGGTTTGGGAAGGATGTCCTGAAAGCCAGGCCTCCCTCAAAACATCCCCCTCTTTGGATTGCTGCTCAAATTTGGGGCACAACCGTGGCTGAAGAGCATATTTGGGAGGCATTTTTCCCACAGAAATGCTCCGTTCTTTAAAAGCTCTCCGAGAACCTGAGGAAATGTCTTCCTCGAATTCTGAGCCCAATGGGGACTGAGAATGCTGCCTTCTAGATCTCCTCAATGTAGCAACTCCTTCCTCTGCTCCATAGTGCTCTGGATCTGCTCTTGGCTGGAAGGGGAATCTGGAAGACAGTCGCTCCAGAGAGCTGCTCTGTGACACAGAAACACTCGCTAACTCTGTAGAGGTTGGTTGCTTGACAGCTAATCTCATCAAGGGCTGAGAAGGTATTCTGGAAGTTGGTGGAGGGCTCCATgaagcggcagcagcagcaggatcaTGATCTGGGGGTACAGACACTTGTTTAAATGGCGTGCTTTGCCATGGCTGCAAAGAGTACCTAGAAGGTTTTGACTCTGAAGCGATGGCTGATCCCATCAAGGGCTTAGAAGCCGTTCTGGGAGCTGGGGAATAAATAGGAATGGTCCATGCAGAAGGAATACTGCCTTGGGTCATCAGTGGCTGGAGTTTGGGTGTCACTGAAGGCTGAGAAGGCAGCAGCTCCTCTCCTTCTGCTGAGGTGCTTTCTGGGACTGGTTGGCTTTGATGACTTGGTAAGGGGTGAACAGAATATTTGGAGTGCAATTGGCCCATGGAAATCATTTTAGCAGCAACAGTCTCTGATTCTAAAGGCACTTCTTGATAAGGCTGTAGCATAGGCTGGGAAAGGGTCAGAGTCATATGGTCCACAGAAGTGCTCCCTTCAAATGCTGTGCTCTCTGGAGTGGAAGAAAATACTTGCTTTCCTTGAGGCTTCATCCATGGCTGGATCTGTGTTGGAAGCTTTGGATCCATAGAAATAACTTTTTCAAAAGCAGATACCTGTTGCTTTACGAAGGGCTTCAATAGTGGCTGAAAATGATGCTGAGGAGGTGGGGACTCTAAGGGAGCACTTTCTGCAGCCAACGATATTTCTTTCTTGATGCTTGGTCTCACTGAAGGCTGAGGAGGATATCCAGAAGGCTGTGCAGCAATACTCTTTTCAAAAACAGTAAGTTCTGGACCTGCAGAAACTTCTTGCTCAAGTCTTGGCCTGGGTGGGGGCTGCATAAAAATGTCCCAGTCAGCAGCAACGCCTTCTGGCTCTTCAAGAACTTGATACTCAGACTGAGATCTTAGCCATGACTTGACAGAGTGGGTGGGAGACAGTGGCTCTCCAGATTTCTTTGGTCCTCCAGAAATGTTCACCATGATGGGAGGTTGTTGCTGAGCAGTGTGTATGGGGTGCACTGGCTTGGTAGGATCACTCCACTGTTTTAGAGAACTCTTTGAAACTgggggcacttgctgctctttctctGAGCTGCTCAGATCCTCAGAACTCTTGTACTTCTCAATGTAACTACTTGATTCTGTGGAGACTTCCTTTTCCTCCAACTCCTGCAAGGCCTGGGAATGGCACTTGGTTGCTGTCCGCTCTTCAGAGATGGAACCTCTGATGAAACCTCTTGATTCTGAGCATTCTTCAAACTCTTCCAAGGACTGGGAAGAATGGGCAGATGTCATTTCCTCACAACTTCTCTCATCTTCTGAAGAACTCTCTAGTTTTGCAGAGGTCTCTCTAGCTTTGGGTTTTCCTAGTAACTTAGAAGAATATCTGAGAGGCTGCTGCTTCTCCATCTTGCTCAGTTCTACGTCTACATTTTCTGATTTGaggaagacattttcttcttcatcatcatcgttgtctttctcttcttctttatcatcatctccatcttcttcatcatcagcAGTTCCAGCACCAGCATCATCTTTAGGCTTCCTTGTAGGTTTGAAAGAATGTGCAGGACTCAGTTGCATTTCAGAACTACTTTCATACTCTGAGGTACTCTTCGAATCTGAGGAGGTTTCCCCTGTATTTGGCCGccttctgagagagagaggcagattcATCTTCGGAGAAACATCATCTTCTGCAGTAGCACTTGAAACACTTGTAGAAGGGGCCAGGAGACCACTTCTTGGATGCTTCTCTTTGTGGTAAGTTGTGCTCTCCAATGATACCTTCATTTGGGGTTGAACCCTTTGCAAATCAGGACATGatgcttcctctccttctccacagACTTGAGAAGGATGCACATGCACTTGGACCTCTTCTTTCCTCAAGTCAGTGACCTCTTTTTGGCTTGTAGATTTTTTGATACATGGCAACACACCAACtttatccttcttcttcttgtcttcACAGTGCGGTGATGGACCACTAATCATGGACTCTGCCACATCTGTAGATGTAGGTTGTGGTGCTGGTGCTTTTTCAGCTTCAACATCTATGTCGGCCAATTCCCTCTCCACATCCTCTTTCTCTGATGGCATCTCCTGAACACTAGTAACTTCTGCTTCTGTAGTTGTGGGCTGCCCTGTGTCTTTCTTCTCCAGGAACAGCTTCAAGAAAGAGTGCTCCCTGCCAGCTATCTCTTTATTAGCTGAAGACTCAGCTTTAGTGTTCAGGCTGTACCGTTGAGTGGACTTTAGAAGGCCTCTTTCTAGGATCTCCCACTCATTTTTGGCCCTTCTTCTACGTCTTCTTGGATTGAGTCGTAAAGCAGGATCAGTACTTGGAGTCTTATCTACTGTTGTATCCTGAGTCTCGGTTTTGGAGCTTTGCTCCTGGCTTGATAGTTCTGCACCAAATATAAAAAGGAATGGAGAAATGTGTGTGCTTTGCACTTCCTAAAAGTGTGCTATGTTTGCCACCGAACTCCCTGTTATGAAGAAGCAACTATGCAAAGGACATTCCATTGTTCACTGTTAGCTTTAAGCTGTGGGGAAATGTTTAAATCAAAGGGAAATTTCAATCGAATGAGCAGACAGTACTCTACTGGCTCATTAGTACTTTATCAGTAATCTGGCCAACTATTAGAAATGAGAGTCatttgaattgggaacaaaacacccatggaaggagttacagagacaacgtttggagctgagataaaaggatggaccatctagagactgccatatccagggatccatcccataatcagcttccaaacgctgacaccattgcatacactagcaagattttgctgaaaggacccNgatatagctgtctcttgtgagactNtgccggggcctagcaaacacaNAAGTGGATGCTCACAGNcagctattggatggatcacagggcccccaatggaggagctagagaaagtacccaaggagctaaagagatctgcaaccctataggtggaacaacattatgaactaaccagtaccccagagctcttgactctacctgcatatgtatcaaaaaatggcctagtcggccatcactggaaagagaggcccattggtcgtgcaaactttatatgcccctgtacaggaaaacgccagggccaaaaagtgggagtgggtgggtaggggagtgggaggggagggtatgggggacttttgggatagcattggaaatgtaaatgaggaaaatacctaataaaaaatttaaaaaaaagaaatgagagtcaGAAAGAGACAAATTATGGT
Encoded proteins:
- the Kiaa1210 gene encoding acrosomal protein KIAA1210 homolog, which produces MEGFEASGEEGKKKSKFKAFKNFFSKKKKKEPEEVPEVAVLKPSFSSSSVSGSSLQPALEEQVMESKPKSGMGVKSISHDSVFCLDPEPEKAAGKLPSSPAPHRSKSLKIKSQRSQRLGISPLIQSEKVCEELEKFFASDRTTTTFRRSSSRCSSTPRMSSELSLDPETSESSTQQFSGFSTPATSQGCLDSSAAKSKIALNPRKQKKRKSTSTPVKVKQEEQLQSVPAKEKTTTKTKEAEQGEQKVDSTELSSQEQSSKTETQDTTVDKTPSTDPALRLNPRRRRRRAKNEWEILERGLLKSTQRYSLNTKAESSANKEIAGREHSFLKLFLEKKDTGQPTTTEAEVTSVQEMPSEKEDVERELADIDVEAEKAPAPQPTSTDVAESMISGPSPHCEDKKKKDKVGVLPCIKKSTSQKEVTDLRKEEVQVHVHPSQVCGEGEEASCPDLQRVQPQMKVSLESTTYHKEKHPRSGLLAPSTSVSSATAEDDVSPKMNLPLSLRRRPNTGETSSDSKSTSEYESSSEMQLSPAHSFKPTRKPKDDAGAGTADDEEDGDDDKEEEKDNDDDEEENVFLKSENVDVELSKMEKQQPLRYSSKLLGKPKARETSAKLESSSEDERSCEEMTSAHSSQSLEEFEECSESRGFIRGSISEERTATKCHSQALQELEEKEVSTESSSYIEKYKSSEDLSSSEKEQQVPPVSKSSLKQWSDPTKPVHPIHTAQQQPPIMVNISGGPKKSGEPLSPTHSVKSWLRSQSEYQVLEEPEGVAADWDIFMQPPPRPRLEQEVSAGPELTVFEKSIAAQPSGYPPQPSVRPSIKKEISLAAESAPLESPPPQHHFQPLLKPFVKQQVSAFEKVISMDPKLPTQIQPWMKPQGKQVFSSTPESTAFEGSTSVDHMTLTLSQPMLQPYQEVPLESETVAAKMISMGQLHSKYSVHPLPSHQSQPVPESTSAEGEELLPSQPSVTPKLQPLMTQGSIPSAWTIPIYSPAPRTASKPLMGSAIASESKPSRYSLQPWQSTPFKQVSVPPDHDPAAAAASWSPPPTSRIPSQPLMRLAVKQPTSTELASVSVSQSSSLERLSSRFPFQPRADPEHYGAEEGVATLRRSRRQHSQSPLGSEFEEDISSGSRRAFKERSISVGKMPPKYALQPRLCPKFEQQSKEGDVLREAWLSGHPSQTISKHKVEKTPSSSESTSMEGGIHWRSLPPKCPSPFLNRSKVQEISSRLESAIAQENSKKPQRGRKPQRGRPPSKSFVNFMAQQVFSESAPSEAVLHPKPVARGRRRPSRSLLKPKLDDYAFLYNWDDEPKEDTTLQNLPMKQPFQLSRKPEEPQEVLPFSEGAPVKWNTSARDISQALGKLSVSVSLPDEWESSEGQLPSTQPSQAFDIAELQSPVLPVDSANVPMEWRISQGHQPPQSFFVDYQQQVSVDSASAAAEGASCWPMLKDPASTTNVKYSQGYRDFTKSTPTSVIKPATFASAPAQKPMVSMGTYFKDEVPKCCDETGSSPLLSTSKADVENVFGVRLRRTSQKIGIQNPDPCKPFVLIPAAARKEQANKGDLQGSVGGPKQSRPAFSFEKKQGNWPRYEGTLKKSEVFRPPGETSILKANSPVEPAWITTLKQRQRGFVSQFLKKHRTRSEIGVVTKDSRYEESKPITDIPPKKTFLSSFPRCAVPHLRHFPKSVAFYDQKMLHPRTRERLTRRSSSLPPTLPHREEPEWFSVAKKKAQAWSQIANIMQ